In Sphingomonas phyllosphaerae, one DNA window encodes the following:
- the astD gene encoding succinylglutamate-semialdehyde dehydrogenase, translated as MAELISFEPATGAELWRAETSDVDAEVAAARAGFVPWAAKSLSFRIETLRRFANVIRQRADAFTDLIARETGKPLWEARTEVDTVAAKVDISVSAYAERTAQRRLDAPMNTRMALRHKPHGVLAVLGPYNFPAHLPNGHIVPALIAGNAIVFKPSEKTPATGAFLVDCFHAAGVPAETLRLVIGGPDEGRALAAHDGIDGLLFTGSARTGIALNRAFAEKPEKILALEMGGNNPILVWDTPDLHAAAVLIVQSAFTTAGQRCTAARRLIVQEPLAEPLLAELASLTRRLIVGAPHDDPAPFMGPVIDNDTADGLTESFLALMMKGGRPIHHMARPVEHRPFVTPGIIDVTDVGDRPDIELFGPLLQVIRADDFDGAIAEANNTRYGLSASLISQTPALFDRFWAGARAGIVNWNRPTNGASSSAPFGGIGWSGNHRPSAYYAADYCAYPVVSNEAEAARATIGIGLADA; from the coding sequence ATGGCTGAACTGATCTCCTTCGAACCCGCCACCGGTGCGGAATTGTGGCGTGCGGAGACGAGCGACGTCGATGCCGAGGTCGCGGCGGCGCGCGCCGGCTTCGTGCCCTGGGCGGCCAAGTCCTTGTCGTTCCGGATCGAAACGCTGCGCCGCTTCGCCAATGTCATCCGCCAGCGCGCCGACGCCTTTACCGATCTGATCGCGCGCGAAACTGGCAAGCCGTTGTGGGAAGCGCGCACCGAGGTCGACACGGTGGCGGCGAAGGTCGACATCTCGGTCAGCGCCTATGCCGAGCGCACCGCGCAGCGCCGGCTCGACGCGCCGATGAACACGCGCATGGCGCTTCGCCACAAGCCGCACGGCGTGCTGGCGGTGCTGGGGCCGTACAATTTTCCCGCGCATCTGCCGAACGGCCACATCGTCCCCGCGCTGATCGCGGGCAACGCCATCGTCTTCAAACCCTCGGAGAAAACCCCGGCGACCGGCGCGTTTCTGGTCGATTGTTTCCACGCTGCCGGGGTGCCTGCGGAGACGCTGCGGCTGGTGATCGGCGGCCCCGACGAAGGTCGCGCACTGGCCGCGCATGACGGGATCGACGGGCTGCTGTTCACCGGCTCGGCGCGCACCGGGATCGCGCTCAACCGCGCCTTCGCGGAGAAGCCCGAGAAGATCCTCGCGCTGGAGATGGGTGGCAACAACCCGATCCTGGTGTGGGACACGCCCGACCTGCACGCCGCCGCTGTGCTGATCGTCCAGTCCGCCTTCACCACCGCCGGGCAGCGCTGCACCGCCGCCCGACGGCTGATCGTGCAGGAACCGCTGGCCGAACCGCTACTTGCCGAGCTGGCGTCGCTGACCCGCCGGTTGATCGTCGGCGCGCCGCACGACGATCCGGCGCCGTTCATGGGCCCGGTGATCGACAATGACACCGCCGACGGGCTGACCGAAAGCTTCCTCGCGCTGATGATGAAGGGCGGCCGCCCGATTCACCACATGGCGCGCCCGGTCGAGCATCGGCCGTTCGTCACGCCCGGGATCATCGACGTCACCGACGTCGGCGACCGCCCTGACATCGAACTGTTCGGTCCGTTGCTGCAGGTAATCCGCGCCGACGATTTCGACGGCGCGATCGCCGAGGCGAACAACACCCGCTACGGCCTGTCCGCCTCGCTGATCAGCCAGACTCCGGCGCTGTTCGATCGCTTTTGGGCGGGCGCGCGCGCCGGGATCGTCAACTGGAACCGCCCGACCAACGGCGCGTCGTCGTCCGCACCGTTCGGCGGCATCGGCTGGTCGGGCAATCACCGGCCAAGCGCCTATTACGCCGCCGATTATTGTGCCTATCCGGTCGTCTCGAACGAGGCCGAAGCGGCGCGCGCGACGATCGGCATCGGCCTCGCCGACGCCTGA
- the bla gene encoding class A beta-lactamase, which produces MYRRHLLLGGAAALIGAAPRQAPIAAALRMLERRSGGRLGVGIVDTARGRAEGWRQHERFTQASSFKLSLAALILAEAERGRLALADVLRWSRDDLLPHSPVTAAATAGALPIRELARAAVVTSDNTAANVLLRRIGGPARLTAFWRSTGDRISRLDRYEPALNVTPPGTALDTTTPAAMAGTVARLLRGNVLQPASRVVLSDWMIAADTGRQRLRAGFPGDWRAGDKTGTGGGAGHPIFVDLAFAAPCGRAPLIVTAYFEPPAAMPSAGAEAVLAAVGRLAAGMAG; this is translated from the coding sequence ATGTATCGACGCCATCTTCTGCTCGGCGGCGCGGCCGCGCTGATCGGCGCAGCGCCGCGGCAGGCGCCGATTGCGGCGGCGCTTCGTATGCTCGAACGCCGATCCGGCGGCCGGCTTGGCGTCGGCATCGTCGACACCGCGCGCGGTAGAGCGGAGGGCTGGCGACAGCACGAGCGCTTCACGCAGGCCAGTTCGTTCAAGCTGTCGCTGGCGGCGCTGATCCTTGCCGAGGCGGAGCGGGGACGGCTCGCGCTGGCCGATGTGCTGCGCTGGTCGCGTGACGATCTCCTCCCGCATAGCCCGGTCACCGCAGCGGCCACCGCCGGAGCGCTGCCGATCCGCGAGCTTGCGCGCGCCGCCGTTGTCACCAGCGACAATACCGCCGCCAACGTCCTGCTCCGCAGGATCGGCGGCCCGGCACGCCTGACCGCCTTCTGGCGGTCGACCGGCGATCGCATCAGCCGGCTCGACCGCTACGAGCCGGCGTTGAACGTGACGCCGCCGGGCACGGCCCTCGACACGACCACGCCGGCAGCAATGGCGGGAACCGTCGCCCGGCTGTTGCGCGGCAACGTGCTCCAGCCGGCGAGCCGTGTCGTGCTGAGCGACTGGATGATCGCCGCGGACACCGGGCGACAGCGGCTGCGCGCCGGCTTTCCGGGCGACTGGCGGGCGGGCGACAAGACCGGCACCGGCGGCGGGGCGGGGCATCCGATCTTCGTCGACCTCGCCTTTGCCGCGCCGTGCGGCCGCGCCCCGTTGATCGTGACCGCCTATTTCGAACCGCCGGCCGCGATGCCGTCGGCGGGTGCCGAAGCGGTGCTGGCAGCCGTGGGGCGGCTCGCGGCGGGGATGGCGGGATAG
- a CDS encoding alpha/beta hydrolase — MAEFRDVYWWSSDGLRLHARDYPGAEDAPPVLCLPGLTRNARDFAAVAQAIAPARRVIAVEFRGRGESGYAKDPMSYVPLTYAQDVVALLDDQNIDRFVTIGTSLGGIVTMLLAGLVPGRLAGALLNDVGPEIEPAGLARIRGYVGKPSTYPTWMHAARGVQESNAAAYPDWEIEQWLAMAKRLYRVNSAGRIVLDYDMKIAEPFRLPGNEAGPDMWRALAALAGVPVLVVRGALSDILSAGTAERMVSVLPDAALVTVPGVGHAPMLDEAAVQPALMQWLAQTGNRAAD, encoded by the coding sequence ATGGCGGAGTTTCGGGACGTCTATTGGTGGTCGAGCGACGGGCTGCGGCTCCACGCGCGCGACTATCCGGGGGCCGAAGACGCGCCGCCGGTGCTGTGCCTGCCCGGGCTGACCCGCAACGCGCGCGACTTCGCGGCGGTCGCACAGGCGATCGCGCCTGCGCGGCGCGTGATCGCGGTCGAGTTCCGCGGGCGCGGCGAGAGCGGCTATGCCAAGGACCCGATGAGCTACGTCCCGCTCACCTATGCGCAGGACGTGGTCGCGTTGCTCGACGACCAGAACATCGACCGGTTCGTGACGATCGGCACCTCGCTGGGCGGGATCGTGACGATGCTGCTCGCCGGGCTGGTGCCGGGGCGGCTGGCGGGCGCATTGTTGAACGACGTGGGGCCGGAGATCGAACCCGCCGGGCTCGCGCGCATTCGCGGTTATGTCGGCAAGCCGAGCACCTATCCGACGTGGATGCATGCCGCGCGCGGGGTGCAGGAAAGCAATGCCGCCGCTTATCCCGATTGGGAGATCGAGCAATGGCTGGCGATGGCCAAGCGGCTGTACCGCGTCAATTCCGCCGGGCGGATCGTGCTCGACTATGACATGAAGATCGCCGAGCCGTTCCGCCTGCCCGGCAACGAGGCGGGGCCGGACATGTGGCGCGCGCTCGCCGCGCTGGCGGGGGTGCCGGTGCTGGTGGTGCGCGGCGCGCTGAGCGACATCCTGTCGGCGGGCACGGCCGAGCGGATGGTGTCGGTGCTGCCCGATGCCGCGCTGGTGACCGTGCCGGGGGTCGGCCACGCGCCGATGCTGGATGAGGCGGCGGTGCAACCTGCGTTGATGCAGTGGCTGGCGCAGACCGGGAACCGCGCGGCGGACTGA
- a CDS encoding glycosyltransferase, with protein MSQSLFLLYLFDMFDPRGGDPWSRRAVQLMTAFGETARHVVAADDCRAALPDGVAGTLAQNPPPLSGAVSVARYEAIVRAMRGHDLVLSFGAGAIDAVMARRAFPRDTPPIVHHEDPAAGTSGGSARLYRRIALGAAAGLVVGGQDAAVTAAARWKVADARLHVIPDGIDLSAFARAPNAKMVAGFRRKPVEVVIGIPMDGASDGELALLVRAVAGLAARFRLVAIGDGAGRTTVERTALAMGIDDRLVLPGALAPTSAWLGGVDVLLLPMRLGAALAIVVEAMAAGVPVMALRGGATEALLAPENSALLSPHAAEVPLRDALQPLVSDATLRAATGAANRARAAERHDAAAMIARSAALYSQAIGRPALLV; from the coding sequence ATGTCACAGTCGCTGTTCCTTCTCTACCTGTTCGACATGTTCGACCCGCGCGGGGGCGATCCGTGGAGCCGGCGCGCGGTGCAGCTGATGACGGCGTTTGGCGAGACGGCGCGGCATGTGGTCGCGGCCGACGATTGTCGCGCCGCGCTGCCTGATGGCGTGGCGGGCACGCTGGCGCAGAACCCTCCGCCGCTCTCCGGCGCGGTGTCGGTAGCGCGCTATGAGGCGATCGTGCGCGCGATGCGCGGGCACGATCTGGTGCTCAGCTTCGGCGCGGGCGCGATCGACGCGGTGATGGCGCGGCGCGCTTTCCCGCGCGACACGCCGCCGATCGTCCACCACGAGGACCCGGCGGCGGGGACGAGCGGCGGCAGCGCACGGCTGTATCGCCGCATCGCGCTGGGCGCGGCCGCGGGGCTGGTGGTGGGGGGGCAAGACGCGGCGGTCACGGCGGCGGCGCGCTGGAAGGTCGCCGACGCACGGCTGCACGTCATCCCGGACGGCATCGATTTGTCGGCCTTCGCACGCGCCCCGAATGCGAAGATGGTCGCCGGCTTCCGTCGCAAGCCGGTCGAGGTGGTGATCGGCATTCCGATGGACGGCGCGAGCGACGGCGAACTGGCGTTGCTGGTGCGCGCGGTCGCCGGGCTGGCGGCGCGCTTCCGGCTGGTTGCGATCGGTGACGGTGCGGGGCGCACGACGGTGGAGCGAACGGCGCTGGCGATGGGGATCGACGATCGGCTGGTGCTGCCCGGTGCGCTGGCCCCGACGTCGGCATGGCTAGGCGGTGTCGACGTGCTGCTGCTGCCGATGCGGCTCGGCGCGGCGCTGGCGATCGTCGTCGAGGCGATGGCGGCGGGGGTGCCGGTGATGGCGCTGCGTGGCGGTGCGACCGAAGCGCTGCTCGCCCCGGAGAATAGCGCGTTGCTGTCGCCCCATGCCGCGGAAGTGCCGCTGCGCGATGCGCTTCAGCCGCTGGTCAGTGATGCGACGCTGCGCGCGGCGACCGGGGCGGCGAACCGTGCCCGTGCGGCGGAGCGGCACGACGCGGCGGCGATGATCGCGCGATCGGCCGCCCTCTATTCGCAAGCGATCGGACGACCGGCTTTGCTCGTTTGA
- a CDS encoding YdiU family protein, whose translation MAVDPQAYRPERTLTTLGDPFYDEVAAARFPQATLRFRNDRAAAQVGLDTLDDAEWVAHFGRFDPLPGTLERPLALRYHGHQFRVYNPDIGDGRGFTFAQLRDDRGRLMDLGTKGSGQTPWSRFGDGRLTLKGGVREVLATEMLEALNVPTSRSFSLIETGEALERNDEPSPTRGSVLVRLSHSHIRIGTFQRLAYHRDEDALRRLTGYVLRELYGEDSDDPVRLLELVVARTATLAARYMAAGFVHGVLNSDNINVTGESFDYGPWRFAPVWDPAFVAAYFDHAGLYAFGRQPEAILWDVMQLASSLAQISESEPLIAALDAFAGQYQPAIAEAVLWRLGRVPRAPEENRALVQAVERALRATLTPVDQFFFDAFAQPLPQTYGNAWDEVRQHLQVFSPRRARDHAHWHGEPCSMLIDRVEAIWAPIAAADDWGPFGATIANIRAMGDALR comes from the coding sequence ATGGCCGTCGACCCGCAAGCATATCGCCCCGAGCGCACCCTCACCACGCTCGGCGACCCCTTTTACGACGAAGTCGCCGCCGCGCGCTTTCCGCAGGCGACCCTGCGCTTCCGCAACGATCGCGCCGCCGCGCAGGTCGGGCTCGACACGCTCGACGATGCCGAATGGGTCGCGCATTTCGGCCGCTTCGATCCGCTGCCCGGTACGCTCGAACGACCGTTGGCGCTGCGCTACCACGGGCATCAGTTCCGCGTGTACAATCCCGACATCGGCGACGGGCGCGGCTTCACCTTCGCGCAGCTCCGCGACGACCGCGGGCGATTGATGGACCTCGGCACCAAGGGCTCGGGGCAGACGCCGTGGAGCCGCTTCGGCGACGGGCGCCTGACGCTGAAGGGCGGCGTGCGCGAGGTGCTGGCGACCGAGATGCTCGAGGCGCTCAACGTTCCCACCTCGCGCAGCTTCTCGCTGATCGAGACCGGCGAGGCGCTCGAGCGCAACGACGAGCCCTCGCCGACGCGCGGCAGCGTGCTGGTGCGGCTCAGCCATTCGCATATCCGCATCGGGACGTTCCAGCGGCTCGCCTACCATCGCGACGAGGACGCGCTGCGCCGCCTGACCGGCTATGTGCTGCGCGAACTCTACGGCGAGGACAGCGACGATCCCGTCCGGCTGCTGGAGCTGGTCGTCGCGCGCACCGCGACGCTGGCGGCACGCTACATGGCGGCGGGGTTCGTGCACGGCGTGCTCAATTCCGACAACATCAACGTCACCGGCGAGAGCTTCGACTATGGTCCGTGGCGGTTCGCACCCGTCTGGGATCCCGCGTTCGTCGCCGCCTATTTCGACCACGCCGGGCTCTATGCCTTCGGCCGCCAGCCCGAGGCGATCCTGTGGGACGTTATGCAACTCGCCTCCTCGCTCGCGCAGATCAGCGAGTCCGAGCCACTGATCGCCGCGCTCGACGCGTTCGCCGGCCAGTATCAGCCCGCGATCGCCGAAGCGGTGTTGTGGCGGCTCGGCCGGGTGCCGCGCGCACCGGAGGAAAACCGCGCGCTGGTCCAGGCGGTCGAACGCGCGTTGCGCGCGACGCTCACGCCGGTCGACCAGTTCTTCTTCGACGCCTTCGCGCAACCTTTACCGCAAACTTACGGCAACGCGTGGGACGAGGTGCGCCAACATCTACAAGTCTTTTCGCCCCGCCGCGCACGCGATCACGCCCATTGGCACGGCGAGCCGTGCTCGATGCTAATCGACCGGGTCGAGGCGATCTGGGCACCGATCGCCGCCGCCGACGATTGGGGGCCGTTTGGCGCAACCATCGCCAACATCCGCGCGATGGGCGACGCGCTGCGCTGA
- a CDS encoding nitronate monooxygenase codes for MFKGLKPIVYAGREVWPLVEGGKGVAATNHASAGAWAAAGGIGTVSAVNADSYDPDGKIIPQIYRALTRRERHEELIAYAIEGAVQQVQRAWEIAGGKGAININVLWEMGGAPRVLHGVLERTRGLVAGVTCGAGMPYKLSEIAASYNVNYLPIVSSGRAFRALWKRAYSKASEWLAAVVYEDPWLAGGHNGLSNAEDPLKPEDPYPRVKALRETMREGGIPDTTPIVMAGGVWYLRDWNEWIDNPELGQIAFQYGTRPLLTQESPIPEEWKAKLTQIEEGEVLLHRFSPTGFYSSAVRNPFLRSLEARSERQIAFSTQEAGDHVFQLDVGVKGKNFWVTRNDLLRAREWFGAGFTDALKTPDNTLVFVTPQEKGEIRKDQADCMGCLSQCLFSSWADTETNSTGRLADPRSFCIQKTLQDIAHGGDTDANLMFAGHAAYNFKRDPFYSNGFVPTVKQLVDRILTGD; via the coding sequence GTGTTCAAGGGGCTGAAGCCGATCGTCTATGCGGGCCGCGAGGTCTGGCCGCTGGTGGAGGGGGGCAAGGGGGTTGCCGCCACCAATCACGCCTCGGCGGGCGCCTGGGCGGCGGCGGGCGGAATCGGCACGGTCTCGGCGGTCAACGCGGACAGCTACGATCCCGACGGCAAGATCATCCCGCAGATCTATCGCGCGCTGACCCGGCGTGAGCGGCACGAGGAACTGATCGCTTACGCGATCGAGGGGGCGGTGCAGCAGGTGCAGCGCGCGTGGGAGATTGCGGGCGGCAAGGGCGCGATCAACATCAACGTGCTGTGGGAAATGGGCGGCGCGCCGCGCGTGCTGCACGGCGTGCTGGAGCGGACGCGCGGGCTGGTGGCCGGCGTCACCTGCGGCGCCGGGATGCCGTACAAGCTGAGCGAGATCGCGGCGTCCTACAACGTCAACTATCTGCCGATCGTCAGCTCGGGCCGCGCGTTCCGCGCATTGTGGAAGCGCGCCTATTCGAAGGCGAGCGAGTGGCTGGCGGCGGTGGTCTACGAGGACCCGTGGCTGGCGGGTGGGCACAACGGCCTGTCGAATGCCGAGGACCCGCTGAAGCCCGAGGATCCCTATCCGCGCGTCAAGGCGCTGCGCGAGACGATGCGCGAGGGCGGCATTCCCGACACCACCCCGATCGTGATGGCGGGCGGCGTCTGGTATCTGCGCGACTGGAACGAGTGGATCGACAATCCCGAACTCGGCCAGATCGCCTTCCAGTACGGCACGCGCCCGCTGCTGACGCAGGAAAGCCCGATCCCCGAGGAATGGAAGGCCAAGCTGACGCAGATTGAGGAGGGCGAGGTGCTGCTGCACCGTTTCTCGCCGACCGGTTTCTATTCGTCGGCGGTGCGCAACCCGTTCCTGCGTTCGCTCGAGGCACGCTCGGAGCGGCAGATCGCCTTCTCGACGCAGGAAGCCGGCGACCATGTCTTCCAGCTCGACGTCGGGGTGAAGGGCAAGAACTTCTGGGTGACGCGCAACGACCTACTGCGCGCACGCGAATGGTTCGGCGCGGGCTTCACCGACGCGCTCAAAACCCCGGACAATACGCTGGTCTTCGTGACGCCGCAGGAGAAGGGCGAGATCCGCAAGGACCAGGCCGATTGCATGGGCTGCCTCAGCCAGTGCCTGTTCTCGAGCTGGGCGGATACCGAAACCAACTCGACCGGGCGGCTCGCCGATCCGCGCAGCTTCTGCATCCAGAAGACGTTGCAGGACATCGCGCACGGCGGCGACACCGACGCGAACCTGATGTTCGCGGGGCACGCGGCGTATAACTTCAAGCGCGATCCGTTCTACTCGAACGGCTTCGTGCCGACCGTCAAGCAGCTCGTCGACCGCATCCTGACCGGCGACTGA
- a CDS encoding SDR family NAD(P)-dependent oxidoreductase → MTDVRDAHTSVLPLAGRRAAITGGTTGIGRAIARLLAAEGASVFIGGTDQAHLDEALTDIRKVGSGEGALYDLSDPDNVGAFLSAADAALGRYDIVVANAAEAASGLTEMDEADVRHAISLNFSQYLLLAHRAATTMAPGGDIVMIGSTSAYVLGPHSTVYAAIKHGLQGFSIALRRELGGKDIRVTLVEPGKTGSDMQMPDVSPQEQRDQIEAGTMLRAEDIAVGVQYLLTQPRRTVIQRLTISPRVQEEE, encoded by the coding sequence ATGACTGACGTTCGGGACGCTCACACCAGCGTATTGCCGCTCGCCGGACGCCGCGCGGCGATCACCGGCGGGACGACCGGCATCGGGCGCGCGATCGCGCGGTTGCTCGCCGCGGAGGGTGCGTCGGTGTTCATCGGCGGCACCGATCAGGCGCATCTCGACGAGGCGCTGACGGACATCCGGAAGGTCGGCAGCGGCGAGGGCGCGCTTTACGACCTGTCCGATCCCGACAATGTCGGCGCGTTCCTGTCCGCCGCCGACGCGGCGCTGGGCAGGTATGACATCGTCGTCGCCAATGCCGCCGAGGCGGCGTCGGGGCTGACCGAGATGGACGAAGCGGACGTGCGTCATGCGATCTCGCTCAACTTCTCCCAGTATCTGCTGCTCGCGCACCGCGCCGCGACGACGATGGCGCCGGGCGGCGATATCGTGATGATCGGTTCGACCAGCGCCTATGTGCTCGGGCCGCATTCGACGGTCTACGCCGCGATCAAGCACGGCTTGCAGGGCTTTTCGATCGCGCTGCGCCGCGAGCTGGGCGGCAAGGACATCCGCGTCACCTTGGTCGAGCCGGGCAAGACCGGCTCCGACATGCAGATGCCCGACGTCAGCCCTCAGGAGCAGCGCGACCAGATCGAGGCGGGGACGATGTTGCGCGCCGAGGATATCGCGGTCGGCGTCCAGTATCTGCTCACCCAGCCGCGCCGCACCGTGATCCAGCGGCTGACGATCAGCCCGCGCGTGCAGGAGGAGGAATGA
- a CDS encoding glycosidase has translation MADWPHDALVLTPHDIDLSRSPLAGKIDAETYVLGAFNPGMTRLPNGNLLLMVRVAEALRHPVREQQIHAIRWHDGGYVLDAWPLSLVDTSDPRKFMMRGAGWKVMALTSLSWLLPVELDAEGRAVVAIHYDRAIAPRTDYQCYGVEDARITQVDGRYYMTTCSVSPERHSTTLYTSDDALDWTLEGIVLDHQNKDMLIFEGKVGDKFCAQTRPLGDLYFAYPPESEWRAGPSINLATSPDALHWKPYDKPGIRPHAQTMATARMGGGAPPVLAEVGGQRGWLSLWHGVEPSGVVGIYRTYWTLLDRDDPSRALATDHAPLLEPAPELLKPLEELLYVTDVVFTTGIADGGDHWVVASGEADLACRITHVPKDRIG, from the coding sequence ATGGCCGACTGGCCGCATGACGCGTTGGTGCTGACGCCGCATGACATCGATCTGTCGCGCTCGCCGTTGGCGGGCAAGATCGACGCCGAAACCTATGTGCTGGGCGCGTTCAATCCGGGGATGACGCGGCTGCCGAACGGCAACCTGCTGCTGATGGTGCGCGTCGCCGAGGCGCTGCGCCACCCGGTGCGCGAGCAGCAGATCCATGCGATCCGCTGGCACGACGGCGGCTATGTGCTCGATGCCTGGCCGCTGTCGCTGGTCGACACGTCCGATCCCCGCAAGTTCATGATGCGCGGCGCCGGGTGGAAGGTGATGGCGCTGACCTCGCTGTCATGGCTGTTGCCGGTCGAGCTGGATGCCGAAGGGCGCGCGGTAGTGGCGATCCATTACGACCGCGCGATCGCGCCGCGCACGGATTATCAATGCTATGGCGTCGAGGACGCGCGGATCACGCAGGTCGACGGGCGCTATTACATGACGACCTGCTCGGTCAGCCCCGAGCGGCATTCGACCACGCTCTACACCAGCGACGACGCGCTCGACTGGACGCTGGAGGGGATCGTCCTCGACCATCAGAACAAGGACATGCTGATCTTCGAGGGCAAGGTCGGCGACAAGTTCTGCGCGCAGACGCGGCCGCTCGGCGATCTGTATTTCGCCTATCCGCCGGAGTCCGAATGGCGCGCGGGGCCGTCGATCAATCTGGCGACATCGCCCGACGCGCTGCATTGGAAGCCGTACGACAAGCCCGGTATCCGCCCGCATGCGCAGACGATGGCGACCGCGCGCATGGGCGGCGGCGCACCGCCGGTGTTGGCGGAGGTCGGCGGGCAGCGGGGTTGGCTGTCGCTGTGGCATGGCGTCGAGCCGTCGGGCGTGGTCGGTATTTACCGCACCTATTGGACCTTGCTCGACCGCGACGATCCGTCACGCGCACTGGCGACCGATCATGCGCCGCTGCTGGAGCCGGCGCCGGAGCTGCTGAAACCACTGGAAGAGCTGCTGTACGTCACCGATGTCGTGTTCACGACCGGGATCGCCGACGGCGGCGACCATTGGGTGGTGGCGAGCGGCGAGGCCGATCTGGCGTGTCGGATCACGCATGTGCCGAAGGACCGGATCGGGTAG